The sequence TATTCAAAAAGGATTAAAGTGAAAAAAATTATTTTATCAAGTTTAATGTTGGCAGGTATTTTACAAGCCCAAGTTATGGAAGTATATAAATCCCCTGATTGTGGATGTTGCTCACAATGGGAAAAGGTTATGAACAAAAACGGCTTTGAAACTAAAGAAATTTTGGAAGATAATATAATATCAGTAAAAGAAAAATTTAAAGTTCCACTAGAACTATCTTCTTGCCATACTGCTATAATTGATGGCTATGTTGTAGAAGGACATGTTCCAGCACAAGAGATTAAAATTTTACTTAAAAACAGACCAAAAGATGTTATAGGCATAAGTGCACCAGGAATGCCTCTTGAAAGCCCTGGTATGGAGCAAGGAAGCTTTCCAGAGACTTATAATATTGTAGCTTTTAAAACTGATGGCTCTAGCGAAATTATAGCTACATACATTGGTAGTAAAAAGATAAATTATTTTGTACGTAAGCTAAAATAATTTATGAATTATGGTTTTATGTTTAACATCTCTTTTAACCAAAACTATTTTAAATCATCCTTGCTTGGTTTTAGTATTTCTGATATAAGCCTTATCGTGTCTTCAGTCTTTTTAAATTCATGTTTTTTCATACATCAGAAAAATATAAACCTTACTACATAAATTTGATGCTATTTGCAGGAATTATCCATTATTTTATTTTAAATATGTTACACTTCATTTCATATGTCTTATATTGTAAATTTTTGTAAAGATATAAAATAATATTACCAATTTTGCAGTATAATCTCCTGGCATTCATCAGTAGCTAGAAATAACCCTTTTACTTTTTGTATCTTTTGCAAAACAGGATAGTTCTTTCTTAGTTTTCCCAAAATGCTTTTTTAATATCTATGACTATATTATGAAAAACGTATTTTAATGCTATTGTATATTTATAATTTTACTTATAAACATACATACCTGTTTGTGTAGTTTCAATTATCTCTTTATTTTAAAATATTGTAATATTTCAATAATATTTAATATTACAATATTCCCTATTAATCTATGTTTATAAAAGGATAAATGTAGCCCCATAATACTCTTTACAATTTAATATACTAGCTTTTATAAATTTTTGTTTTATAATTATCTAGCTATTCTTATAAACTTTGCAAAAAACATGTTCTTTTTTTATTTAGGTCAATATTTTTTACAGTTAAAAATTTATATTTTCTCTTAAACCTCTTGAATCTTTTAAAATATATTAAAAATAAAAACATAAACTATTTTTTACGATTAAAGATATCTTTTAATCGTAAACTCTTCTACTGGCTGAAATATCTAATTAAAAAG is a genomic window of Campylobacter blaseri containing:
- a CDS encoding DUF411 domain-containing protein, with product MKKIILSSLMLAGILQAQVMEVYKSPDCGCCSQWEKVMNKNGFETKEILEDNIISVKEKFKVPLELSSCHTAIIDGYVVEGHVPAQEIKILLKNRPKDVIGISAPGMPLESPGMEQGSFPETYNIVAFKTDGSSEIIATYIGSKKINYFVRKLK